Part of the Sphingomonas morindae genome, CACCACCGCCTCCAGCTCCAGCCTCGGCCCGTCCCAGCGCCACCCCGCCGCATCGAGCCCGAGCAGCCGGTCCATCGGCGCCGCGCCCAGCTCGGCGATGGCATGCTGGAGCATGCGCTGGATCCGCTCGGCATCGCCGATCTCGGCCGCGAGCGCGCCGCGATCGGGGCCGAGCGCGTCGATCAGCACCGACTGGGCGATCGCCAGCTCGTCGACCAGCGCGATCAGCCGCGCGAGCTTGGTTTCCGGCGCGTCGCCGCCGCCGGATGGGGCGGCCGGGGCGGGCAGGGCGGACGGCGCGGTCGGCGCAGACAAGGGGCCGGCCGGTGCGTCCGCCGCGGCGGCCGGCGCGGCCCATTGGATGGCGCAATGCGGCTCGAACTCGGCGAACAGATCCGCCAGCGCGGCCGCGTCCGCGTCCTCGGGCACGAGCGCGGTGAAGACGAAGCTGATCGCGTCGATCGGCGCGTCCGCCCGCTCGGGCAGCGGCTCCGCAATCAGGCGCGCGCCGGTGGCGGCGAGCGCGGCCAGACCGTCGAGCGGTTCGCGGCCGAAATTGAGCGCGCCATCGTCGAAGCGGATCGTCATCCGCCGCGCGCCCGCCGGCGGTGGCGGCGGCGATAGGCCGAGCAGCGGCGCGGCCAGCCCGGCGGCGTGCGCGGCTGCGATGCAGGCGGCGGAGGGGCGGAGCAGAAGGGGATCGGGCCGGCGGGCCAGCCATTGCAGCGCGGCGATGCCGATCGTCTCCACCCCGGCCGCGTCCGCCGCCGCCGCGCCCAGCAGCGCCGGCAGCCGGAGCGCCGCCAGCGTGTGGAGATGGGCCGGCAGGGCGATCTCCATGCTCGCCGGCGGTGCCGGATCTATCTCAGCCATTCCGGTACTTTGGCGCGCATCGGCGCGGCGTCAACACGGCAAAGGTGGCACTTTGCCCGGGCCCGTCGCGTTGCCTCCCATCCACTCCCCACCAAAGGCATGATGATGGCGATCCGCGCTCTGCTCTTCGATATCGACGGTACCTTGATCGACAGCAACGAACGGCATGTCGATGCCTGGGGGCTCGCCTTCCGCGAGGCCGGGCGGCCGCAGGAGCTGGACGCGATCCGCGCCCAGATCGGCAAGGGCGGCGATCAGCTCATGCCCGCGCTGCTGCCCGACGAGCCCGCGCTGCACACGCCGATCGCCGAGCGCCAGGGGGCGATCTTCGCCGATCTCTACCTGCCGCATGTCCGCCCCTTTCCCGGCGCCGCCGAGCTGGTGCGCGCGGTGGCGGCGCGGGGGCGGGCGGTGGTGCTCGCCTCCTCGGCCAAGCGCGCCGAGCTCGACGTCTATCTCGATCGATTGGCGCTGCGCGACGTGGTGACGGCGACGACGAGCAGCGACGAGGTCGAGGCCTCCAAACCCGCCCCCGATATCTTCGCGGCGGCGCTGGCGGCGGTGGGCGTCGCGCCCGAGGAGGCGCTGGCGATCGGCGACACGCCCTATGATGTCGAGGCGGCGGCGCGCAGCGGGGTGGCGACGGTGGCGCTGCTCTCCGGACCCTTCGACGAAGAGGCGCTGCGCGCGGCGGGGGCGATCGCCCTCTATGCCGATGCCGCCGCCCTGCTCGCCGGGCTCGAGGAGTCGCCGCTGCTCCGCTGAGCCGCCCCTAGGCACTTTCCCCGCCTCACGCTTCGCATCGCGCAGCTTGACCGGAGACGGCGCGCACGGGAGGCTGGGTCCGTTCCTGAACGGCCGGCCTCCGGCGCGCCGGCGGGGCGGGGGCGCCGGTGCGGCCAGAGGGGAGGCGGCACCGGCCATCCCGGTTCCGACGGGGGCTTGATGGTCGGGCGCCTGGCGGTTGGGCGCCTAATGCGCGGCGGCGCCGCCGAGCCGATCGGTGATTATGCGAAGACCGCGGATAGCGCGGGCGGCCATGTGCGGTGCCTATACATTTGATGATGCCAAGATCTTGAGCCAAGCGCGCAAGCATCGGACTCGCACCGCGCAATCAACAAAGCGCGCGATCAAAGAGCCCAGGGTTTTGCGAGAGTGAAAGCCGCAAGGCCTATCGGCCCACCCGCCTCGGCGCCGCAGCGCCCGTCTCGCCGCGCGCGCGCGGCGGCGGGGCGCGCGCTCATTCCTGGCCGGTGCGCTCCGCATCGGTGATGAGCAGCATGACCTCGCGGATGATGAGCGTCATGGCGGCATGGGCGCCGGCGCTGTCGCGGGCTTCGATCGCATCCTTCACCGCCTTGTGCGCCGGCAGGCTGGCGGTGCGCCCCTTGAAACGGTTGGTGAAGCGGATGGAGGTGCGCAGCGCGGTTTCCACCACATCGCGGAACTGCGCGTAAAAGGGATTGCCCGAGGCTTCGAGCACCGCGACATGGAAGGAGATGTCCGCGTCGAGCGTATCGTCCTCGCCCGCCTCGGCGGCGACCATGCGCGCATAGCCCGTGGCGATCAGCGCGAGCCCGGCCGGGGTGGCGGTGCGCGCGGCGAGCTCGGCGGCGGCGGGTTCGATCGAGACGCGCAATTCGCTGAACTGGCGCAGCAGCGTAATCGAGAATTTGCGTTCGAGCAGCCAGCGCAGAATATCCGCATCGAACAGGTTCCACGATGCCTCGGGCTGGACAATCGTGCCCAGGCGTGGCCGCGCCACCAACAGGCCCTTGGCCGTCAGCATCTTGACCGCTTCCCGCGTGACCGAGCGGCTGACATCGAAATGCCGCGCCAGATCCGCTTCGGTGGGGAAGGCCTTGCCGGCATATTCGCCGGTGACGATGCTGCGGCCAAGCGCATCAAGCATGCCCTGGGTGAGATTGCGCCCCGGCGAGAGACGCGCGGCGAGGGTGGACGTGTCCATACCGGCATCTCGTCGGCCAAGTTTTGTCTTACCGCAAGCCCGCAAGAATCGCCGTCCCGCGTCGGAGCGGCGCCGAGCCCATGTGCGCCGCCCGCGCATTGGGGGCGTGGACGATGCGCGAAAGTGCCGCATTTCAGGCTATTTCATCAGAGCCGGATGGCCCGCGCTCCGCACATAGGCGCCGTGTCCCGAGGGGATCGATCTTCGTCGAATAAATAAGATCAAAGCCGGCGCGATGTTGCGATCGGGCAGTGCCGCGCCCGCGATCAGGCCGGCGTC contains:
- a CDS encoding FadR/GntR family transcriptional regulator is translated as MDTSTLAARLSPGRNLTQGMLDALGRSIVTGEYAGKAFPTEADLARHFDVSRSVTREAVKMLTAKGLLVARPRLGTIVQPEASWNLFDADILRWLLERKFSITLLRQFSELRVSIEPAAAELAARTATPAGLALIATGYARMVAAEAGEDDTLDADISFHVAVLEASGNPFYAQFRDVVETALRTSIRFTNRFKGRTASLPAHKAVKDAIEARDSAGAHAAMTLIIREVMLLITDAERTGQE
- a CDS encoding HAD family hydrolase; its protein translation is MAIRALLFDIDGTLIDSNERHVDAWGLAFREAGRPQELDAIRAQIGKGGDQLMPALLPDEPALHTPIAERQGAIFADLYLPHVRPFPGAAELVRAVAARGRAVVLASSAKRAELDVYLDRLALRDVVTATTSSDEVEASKPAPDIFAAALAAVGVAPEEALAIGDTPYDVEAAARSGVATVALLSGPFDEEALRAAGAIALYADAAALLAGLEESPLLR
- a CDS encoding chemotaxis protein CheW gives rise to the protein MAEIDPAPPASMEIALPAHLHTLAALRLPALLGAAAADAAGVETIGIAALQWLARRPDPLLLRPSAACIAAAHAAGLAAPLLGLSPPPPPAGARRMTIRFDDGALNFGREPLDGLAALAATGARLIAEPLPERADAPIDAISFVFTALVPEDADAAALADLFAEFEPHCAIQWAAPAAAADAPAGPLSAPTAPSALPAPAAPSGGGDAPETKLARLIALVDELAIAQSVLIDALGPDRGALAAEIGDAERIQRMLQHAIAELGAAPMDRLLGLDAAGWRWDGPRLELEAVVMTGIAEALAPALAARPGGSASARFEDGGVRLELAPAPAVNEALARAVKAVGGRIESEAPALALRLPRSLSLVDALIVRLGEDRYALPVALMVEALRPAPDALHRIGRDGLMLRFGQAYIPVVALGARLGAPRWEADPGAAVLVVVEGEQGRRALLVDAIDEQRQITVKPIAGGLNRLPGVAGAAIVRGNRVALVVDLPALLREGAD